In the Deltaproteobacteria bacterium genome, CCCCCATCGACCGCGATTCCCCCGTCTCGCCGTTCCATACTGCGTGCGGCACGCCAGGCGGAATGACGATCGCCTCGCCCGTCTGGAGCACGCGCTCGCGCCCGTCGACTCGGCAGTGCAACGTTCCGGCGAGGACCTCGACGCGTTCCTGTTGGTCGGCGTGCGAGTGGTCCGGGGCTCCGGGCATCGACAGTCCGGTGACATACTCGAAGAGGAGCAGGGCTCCCGCCGACTCCTCCGGTGCCGTGTGCACGATCAGCCGCTCGCCGGTTCCTGGATGATCGAGAATTCTTGCTGCCATACGCA is a window encoding:
- a CDS encoding cupin domain-containing protein codes for the protein MAARILDHPGTGERLIVHTAPEESAGALLLFEYVTGLSMPGAPDHSHADQQERVEVLAGTLHCRVDGRERVLQTGEAIVIPPGVPHAVWNGETGESRSMGEFRPAGETLATLEAYFGRGDA